The following are encoded together in the Perca flavescens isolate YP-PL-M2 chromosome 22, PFLA_1.0, whole genome shotgun sequence genome:
- the itprid1 gene encoding mucin-12 has product MDVLNLWNDDPEEVLLDLGFGCDEPDLSGRIPARFINHQSQAKGINLQVFLEAQKSRLDLENPDVSNRFRQLEVLQQVTTAFSSLMGSSSSSPLTAPLGKALTPEARERRRRMGMLLRRASKNSLSQIRNPQTQDLTTPATTSSPCAKLEPLQPPLSLGDKKVLLKRVKPGLSETVCLSPLAEELGAVPDPQPQPNMAPLIVQEGAHWPMTEAHPLTANTFSLRRKSPGQARESFEMEEIHSCDESSVTGSYTGGAENLAQCVIRNNSCQSDSSGFLEEPFIPSLSQQASPGPDLIKALSGLSGGSTDSQSSERPGSPSPSPLTPPPSFLTSSGVDKSLLSPPSPSAEPSLVFSPSPSPVSLFPPKSDLKTSPGTETAPDQDRSPPAPPPALVCEFLSPRSPSPGLQNETHSQSPTLPSPAAFTSHSPTSSPMQPASLIRGSEEIKTEDKDAPRPHLSTLFYESEGPACTCSSVPHTASSPSPIQNLDCLFSASIAMPSTQPVSSGSPVNTQSEWTDVTLHGNSLSASCGVSSLLPSSPPGFHCPSYLASPPLVESLSQSPENRHKDSLFPDSDGIGLSDPLTNTQKKGEETPSTVSLQVDKENPSALSSLILDSSEFETSCPTLPCRSPNPSISVCQSAMSSLSHDSDGPIDPAVGRISDLTEQSISQQDRPCSHDDTDDDNTDPAPASPVQDVINFKMKHLSLDLEDTHQRNGKGEAEVERHTDTVQTQEAVVYITDTDSYAGLSEGSRLVSKEVCNQTEIDPQVLPCSLHDELSTGTQPEECQREMNDSESESLRSSSVLPEDVPEAHSRTEVEPKDLIRIESLDQVFQTSVDGSESENGDMDAFFQQLDTEGRVYWAEPIQISNPSSFETSDGSPGNSLLPSGPAVQDSFSSTGRARSLSLSSSTTMDTDQTSRNATASSDTPSSFSLAPSSSPAATPDRKPSSRSVSVQMSSSLSSHIVHRKDVPFMTDSKRTLLTSVLPLDTSTPFRAVQSWTDLQIQRNTLTNKLSHGALYTAPKEITVSTGASEVTTALNFSSSPYFPLLSHDCVPWMERNDSTMSVSVDKGLWPDEEEEEDGIGNEDEETFWEGNQTATVACCCSCDHQCTQNTLGYTPYSLDELEEMMMCVQQFRSVLSNMEDKLSEDQAAVYSVLSEQDRENVREIEELRRAVKQEAGELETQLNELAHHYDDSLKMKMHRLLDEQSLLCSQLRVFLPEMVPTTSSPAPHRTVATQCCLLPGIPPANVLSGHVSAWSTWNADSLRQSPPGSKCICEGLGCSPTKRDKLDMMGFLQRLKESLRHSLNTDSLE; this is encoded by the exons ATGGACGTACTCAACCTGTGGAATGATGACCCAGAGGAGGTTCTCTTGGACCTGGGATTTGGCTGTGATGAACCTGACCTCTCTGGACGCATCCCGGCTCGATTCATCAATCATCAGTCTCAGGCGAAAGGAATAAACCTCCAGGTGTTTCTGGAGGCCCAGAAGAGCCGGCTAGACCTGGAGAACCCAGATGTCAGCA ATCGTTTTAGACAGCTTGAGGTTCTCCAGCAGGTAACTACAGCATTCTCGTCCTTGATGGGGTCTTCCTCGTCCTCCCCTCTCACAGCACCACTGGGGAAAGCCCTGACTCCTGAGGCCCGGGAGAGGAGGCGGCGCATGGGCATGCTGCTCAGACGAGCGTCAAAGAATTCACTCAGCCAAATCCGCAACCCTCAAACCCAGGACCTGACTACACCTGCTACCACCTCTTCTCCCTGTGCTAAGCTTGAGCCACTGCAACCTCCACTCAGTCTTGGAGACAAGAAAGTCCTTTTAAAAAGAGTCAAACCTGGACTTTCGGAGACTGTGTGTCTGAGTCCTCTGGCAGAGGAGCTAGGTGCCGTTCCAGATCCTCAGCCCCAGCCTAACATGGCCCCTTTGATAGTCCAGGAGGGAGCACACTGGCCAATGACGGAAGCGCACCCACTGACAGCCAACACTTTTTCACTGAGGCGGAAGAGCCCAGGGCAGGCCAGGGAATCATTTGAAATGGAAGAG ATCCACAGTTGTGATGAAAGTAGTGTCACAGGGAGCTACACAGGAGGAGCAGAAAATTTAG CGCAGTGTGTAATACGGAACAACAGCTGCCAGTCAGACAGCAGTGGTTTTTTAGAGGAGCCCTTCATTCCCTCGCTCTCTCAGCAGGCGTCACCGGGACCCGATCTCATCAAG GCTCTGTCGGGCCTGTCAGGCGGGAGCACTGACAGCCAGAGCAGTGAGAGGCCGGGCTCCCCCTCTCCTTCGCCTCTTACCCCTCCTCCATCATTTCTGACCTCTTCTGGAGTTGACAAATCTCTCCTTTCCCCACCCAGTCCTTCAGCAGAGCCTTCGTTAGTCTTCAGCCCTTCCCCATCTCCTGTCTCATTGTTTCCTCCAAAGTCGGACCTAAAAACATCTCCAGGGACGGAGACAGCACCAGATCAGGATCGGTCTCCACCTGCTCCACCGCCTGCATTAGTGTGCGAGTTCCTTTCTCCTCGCTCTCCCTCGCCCGGGTTACAGAACGAAACTCACTCCCAATCTCCAACTCTCCCTTCGCCCGCCGCCTTTACCTCCCACTCCCCTACATCTTCCCCCATGCAGCCTGCCTCATTGATTAGAGGGTCAGAGGAGATTAAAACTGAGGACAAGGATGCTCCACGCCCCCACCTCTCTACTCTGTTTTATGAGTCTGAAGGCCCAGCATGCACCTGTTCAAGTGTCCCTCATACTGCCTCATCTCCTTCTCCCATTCAAAATTTGGATTGTCTGTTTTCTGCGTCGATTGCCATGCCTTCTACACAGCCTGTTTCCTCTGGGAGTCCTGTGAACACACAGTCAGAATGGACTGATGTGACTTTGCATGGAAACTCCCTATCCGCATCTTGTGGCGTATCATCTCTGCTTCCCTCTTCCCCTCCCGGTTTCCATTGTCCATCCTATTTAGCCTCTCCCCCACTTGTTGAGTCCCTCTCACAGAGTCCCGAAAACAGACATAAAGATTCCCTTTTCCCAGACTCAGATGGAATAGGCCTCTCTGATCCACTGACCAATACACAGAAAAAAGGGGAAGAAACACCCTCCACTGTCTCCTTGCAGGTGGACAAGGAAAATCCCTCAGCTCTATCCTCTCTCATTCTGGACTCCTCTGAGTTTGAGACAAGTTGTCCCACGCTGCCCTGCCGTTCCCCTAACCCTTCCATTTCAGTTTGTCAGTCTGCCATGTCATCGCTATCACATGATTCAGATGGTCCGATAGATCCAGCTGTTGGAAGAATTTCAGACCTGACGGAGCAATCCATCTCCCAACAGGACAGACCATGTTCTCATGATGACACAGATGATGATAACACAGACCCTGCTCCAGCCTCTCCTGTCCAAGATGTTATTAATTTTAAGATGAAACACCTTTCCTTAGACCTTGAGGATACCCATCAGAGGAATGGAAAGGGAGAGGCAGAGGTTGAGAGACATACTGACACTGTGCAGACTCAAGAGGCTGTTGTTTACATCACAGATACAGACAGTTACGCAGGCCTGTCAGAAGGTTCTAGATTAGTCTCCAAGGAAGTATGTAACCAAACCGAAATAGATCCACAGGTTCTGCCCTGTAGTTTGCACGATGAGCTTTCAACTGGAACCCAACCGGAAGAGTGTCAAAGGGAAATGAATGACTCAGAAAGTGAATCACTTAGAAGTTCTTCAGTTTTACCTGAAGATGTGCCAGAAGCACACAGTAGAACTGAAGTGGAACCAAAGGATCTAATTAGGATTGAGAGCTTAGATCAGGTATTTCAAACCTCAGTGGATGGCTCCGAAAGTGAAAATGGAGACATGgatgccttttttcaacagCTTGATACTGAAGGGCGCGTCTATTGGGCAGAACCCATACAGATTTCCAATCCATCCAGCTTTGAAACCTCAGACGGATCTCCTGGGAATTCTCTGTTGCCAAGTGGCCCAGCTGTTCAAGATTCATTTTCATCCACAGGCAGAGCTAGGTCTTTATCTTTGTCATCCTCAACAACAATGGACACTGACCAAACGTCAAGAAATGCAACTGCCTCCTCAGATACACCCTCCTCCTTTTCCCTAGCTCCATCCTCATCCCCTGCCGCAACCCCAGATCGCAAGCCATCAAGCCGCTCGGTTTCTGTCCAGATGTCTTCATCCCTATCTTCTCATATTGTCCACAGGAAGGATGTTCCCTTCATGACCGACTCAAAACGCACCCTTCTCACTAGTGTTCTCCCTTTGGACACCTCCACCCCTTTCCGTGCTGTCCAGTCATGGACAGACCTGCAGATTCAACGAAACACTCTCACCAACAAGTTATCACATGGAGCTCTTTATACTGCCCCAAAGGAGATAACCGTATCCACGGGTGCCTCAGAAGTGACAACTGCACTGAACTTCTCTTCATCTCCGTATTTCCCTCTGCTGTCACATGACTGTGTCCCTTGGATGGAAAGAAACGACAGTACCATGTCAGTCTCTGTGGATAAAGGACTGTGGcctgatgaggaggaagaggaggacgggATTGGAAATGAAGATGAGGAGACGTTTTGGGAGGGCAATCAGACAGCCACAGTGGCATGCTGCTGCTCCTGTGACCATCAGTGTACCCAGAACACTCTGGGATACACTCCT TACTCTCTGGATGAGTTGGAGGAGATGATGATGTGTGTGCAGCAGTTTCGCTCGGTACTCAGCAACATGGAGGATAAGCTCTCTGAAGACCAGGCTGCAGTTTACAGTGTTCTCTCTGAGCAGGACAG ggagaATGTTCGGGAAATAGAGGAGCTGCGGCGAGCAGTGAAACAGGAGGCTGGAGAGCTGGAGACGCAGTTGAATGAACTGGCACATCACTATGATGACAGCTTGAAAATG AAGATGCACAGACTGTTGGATGAGCAGTCCCTGCTCTGCTCTCAACTCAGAGTCTTTCTGCCTGAAATGGTGCCCACAACATCCAGCCCCGCCCCCCACAGGACAGTAGCCACTCAGTGCTGTCTGCTGCCCGGCATCCCACCAGCTAACGTGTTGAGCGGTCACGTCTCTGCCTGGAGCACCTGGAATGCTGACTCCCTTAGACAGTCACCGCCTGGATCAAAGTGCATCTGTGAGGGCCTGGGCTGTTCTCCCACTAAGAGAGACAAGCTGGACATGATGGGCTTCCTCCAGAGA TTGAAGGAGTCTTTGCGTCATTCTTTGAACACCGACTCCTTGGAATAA